The window ACCTGCCGTTCCTTGGGCGTCAAGTGGCCAGGTTTGAGCAAGATGGCGTCTGGAATCATCAACTTGCCCAGGTCATGCAGGTAGCTTCCTTGCCGCAAGTGGTGTAAGTCCTCTTCAGAAAGGCCGGTGGCTTGTCCCAGGCGGGTAGCCCAGGTGGCCACCCGCTGGGTGTGGCCATGGGTCTCAAGATCCCGGGCTTCCAGCGCGGTTCCCAAGGCCAGCATTCCGGCTTCTAAGGTGGCGCGCAGTTGGGTCACGACCCGCTGAAGTTCGAGGGCGTGTCCCAGGCGCAACGCAGCCAATTCCAGCAATTGCTGAACCTGGGGGGTAATGGCACGCCAGCGGTGCAGCGTCACCAAGTTCAGGATGCCGACCATCTGCCCTTGGTGCCACACCGGCGTCAGAACGACGCTCTTGATCCCGGCCTGCACGAGTTCAGGAATCGGGTTGACGGTCGTGGGATAATCCGTGGCAAAAACCGTTTGACGCTGCTGCGCAATCGCGTCCGAAAGGCCGCCTTGTGGGAGAGTACCCGTGACGGGAGCAACCGAACGCAAGCTACTCAGGTCCATCCCAGGCTTGCTCATCACCGTCAAGCCGACAACTTCTCCATCGTGCAGAGGAATATACGATGCCAGATCAAAGTCCAGCAGATTCATCAATCGGTGCAGACTGCCCTCAAGCACGTCCGTCGGTGGGCCCAGCGTTTCGAGATAGCGTGAAAACTCCCCAATTTCCAGAGCCACTTGGGCGTCTTGCCTTGGATTGCGCTGGCGGTGTTTGGCTGTGTGCAACTGTTCATCAGCGACTGCGAAGGCCTGTTCAAAAGGAGTCTGGCGAGTTTCGAGCCTGGCCAGTCCAAACTCAAAGGCAGCCATCTCTGAATTGTTGAGCATCTGCAACATGACCGGTTGAAGGTCTTGCTTGAGTTGGGCCAGGCCAAGAGCGAGGGGGTCGGTCGTCTCGCCTGGGGTGACCAGCACGAACTCATCGCCTCCCCACCGGCACAGCAAGCTACCAGGTGGCAGGTGCGCCCGCAAAGCTTGGACGAAGGCGCGGAGGTGGCGGTCACCGCCCACATGGCCATGCAATTCATTGATGGCTTTCAAATGATTGAGATCGACGACGGCGACGGCTGCGGGCCGAGACAGGTGAGCCAGGGCCTCCAGAAATGGGGAGCGCAGCAGAGCGCCCGTCAAGGCATCCTGCTGGTTGGCCCGGGAAGGGAGCAGGCGGTCATGTTGCTGAACCCGGATCAATACGCCTTCGGGGTGGGGATAGAAACAAAGGCGGATCCAGAGCTTGTTCTGGTGTGCGGATGCTTCCAGTTCTGTCGGAGCGGTGGTGGCCATGGCTAGGCGCAGAGGGGGCAGGAACTCATCGAGCTGCGGCGCAGAGAGCAGGTCAAACAAGGACATTCCGAGAACGTCCCGGGCTTCTCGTCGGAGGAACCGGAGGGCGGCAGCGTTGGCAAAAGTGACCTGCAACTGTCGGTTCAGCCCGTAGATGGCTTCAGAAAAATCTTCCAACACCTGTTGGGGGATGGACGGGGCAGATCCGGGCACGAACACTCCTTGTCAAACCCACATGGCTGGGGATGAGCGCCATCTTACGGTGAGGCGCACTGCCCGGGCGGCGCACTTCTGGGGGAACAACCTTCACACGTTGGAGGGGATGAGGAGCTGTGGGCCGGAGTTGAAGTGCAGGTGATGACACCGAGCCAGTGGCAGATCTGGATCATCCGTCTGGCAGGAGAATGCAGGAGATCGTCAGGTGGAAGCACCGATGTGCACAGGGTGGGTTCTGGCAACTTTGTGTGTTGAGCCGAGCCGTGGGAAGCTTGGTTCGTCACTCCCACTCGAGCCGACAAGCCTGCTGGCAACTTTGGTCATCCGAGACCGTGAGTTAAGTGCACCGCATCTAGCATCTAGACAAACTTTGCTCCAAGAATCTTCAGCCCAGTCACGAATGCGGCCCGGAGTTCAGTCACGGAGTTGTAACAACGACGAGGCATGAGGAGGCCCTTGAGCTTCCGCCACACCTGCTCGATAAGGTTAAAAAGGGCACATAGGGGGTCGTGGCTTCAACGTAATGACGCGTTGTCGCGGTGAATGAACATCCAGATCAGGAGTTCGAGATGCTCTTGTGTGCGGCTCAAGGACAGGCTCTTGCGTACCAAATGAGCGATACGGAGCCGCAACGTGGCATTGAACCGTTCGATATGTTGTGTCCCACCGATGACGTGCAGCGCACCGAACACCACGCCTTTATAGGCGCTGAGGCCGTCGGTATGACACACCGCATCGAGATAAGGGGCAGGGAGGCTCTGCCACAACCCGAAAGCTCCAGCGGCATCTCGGTTTCCGATAAAACAGCCGACGATCTGGCGGGTGGTGCGGTTCATGGCGAGCCAAATCCAGATGTTCTTCGTCTGCTGCGCCACAAAGGTGCATCGCTCGTCGCACTTTTTTTGCGACAGGTGATTCGAGCTCGATGGTGTGTGGCACGGTCTTAATCAGGGAGTGGAGGTGGCGGCGGAACCAGCTTCGACTGACCCCGACGACGCGGCAAATGCCCCGGTGAGACAGGCGTTCGGACAGCAAACGGTCAACCAGGGTCACGGTTTGGGGCGAAACCGGCGTTCGGGTATGGTTCAGGGTGAACTGATGTCGGCATACACGGCACAGATACCGCTGTTTGCCGGTATGGGCGTGACCGTTTTTGACGATATAGACGCCCTCGCACGCTGGACACGTCAGGTCGTTCATGCTTTATTAAACGGCAATTATTCCTAAGAAGCCACAACCACCCGATGCATATTGGGAACCGGACAAAACTCAACGCGCGCCTAAAAGGCGATCCAGCACATCGTTTCCAGAGACTTCCTGTCCCCCTTGCCGGGTGGTCTGGGTGGTGAGGTATGCAGCCGCCAGCCGCTGCAAGCCGAGGAGGAGGGTTTTCTTGCCAGGTGGGCGGTTCTGATGAGGACATCGCCGCCCAGATGGGCGAGCAATCGAAGTTCTGGCGCGTCTAGCGTTTCACCCAGCGTGAAGACGTCAGAAGCCACCACCCAGCTCATCGCCACCAGGGTGCGCAGGGCCTGGACATCGTGAATGCGCACGTCCTCCCAGCCTAGGGACGTCTTTGTCCACGCAAAAACGTCCTCAATGGACCAGCGGCGCAAGTACAGGCGCACCACCTGCCCGGCGTCCACGCCGGGCGACACCGGCAGGCTGGTGAGCAGCACCCAGCCCTCCTCATCCCCTTTGGGACGCGTGGGAAAGCTCAAGTGCACGGCCTGAACGGGCAGCCGGCCCTCGTCCAGCCAGACCTGCTGCGCACGCAGTTCTGTGCGCGTCGGGCGCCAGATCAGCCGCCGACCCTGCTTGACCGGCCGAGCCAGTTCAAAGACATGACGGACAGGAGCACGGTGCAGCGCACCGTGCAGCGGTTCCCCCTCACCGGTTGGACGAAGGCGCGTCTGGCGATCCAGATGGCGTGCACGGATCACGAAATCAACGTGCAATCTCCGTAAACGGCGCAGAATCCGGAGGCTGTCGAACCCGCGATCCAGCACGAAAATGATCCGCAGCACCCCCGCTGCCCGCAGGGCGCGGGTGATCTGGGCGAGTGCCTGGAGGACGACCGTGTTCTCACTGGTGAATCCTGGTGCCAGAGCGCTGTACAGCGTGTGATACAGCAGGGTTTGACGTCCATCACAGGTCAGGCCAATGGCGTTGAGGGTGCGGTAGCCCGCGACCGGCTGGCCGTTCAGATCCCGCACCGTGTCCAGATATTCCAGCGTCTGGCTGTGCGGCTTGCGGAGGTCAGAGCCGTCCAGAATGACGATCACCTCATCCGACCCGGCAACCCGCGCCCTGCCCTGCGCTTGAATGTGGTCCAGCAGGGTGTCGGCGCTGAGGTCACTTCGCCGATGCTCATGGTGCACCAGTCGTCTCAGTCGGCGTTCCGCCTGCGGGCACGCCCCCGTACCGGGGGCGACGCGCGCCATCTGTGCCAGACGCGTCGTGCCGCTCGCCAGGATGCCGCTCAGCGCCGCCTGAAACGCCCTGAAGAGGCGCCGATCTTGGAACAGCGTGTGGTACGGCTGCACGAATTCGCTCAGGCCACCGATATTCACTGTCGCTGAGGGCGTCATCCCCTGAATATGCAGACTTTTGTCCGGATTTCAATGGGTCGTGGCTTCAACGTAATGACGCGTTGTAGCGGTGAATGAACATCCAGATCAAGAGTTCGAGATGCTCTGGTTTGCGGCTAAAGGAGAGGCTCTTGCGTACCAAATGGGCGCCTCGGAGCCGCAAGGTGGCATTGAAGCGTTCGATGTGTTGGGTGCCGCCAATGACGTGCAGTGCGCCAAAAACAACGCCTTTGTAGGCACTCAGGCCATCGGTGTGACACACGGCATCGAGATACGGGGTGGGGAGGCTCTGCCACAGACCAAAGGCTCCAGCGGCATCTCGATTTCCAATGAAACAGCCCACGATCTGGCGGGAGGCGCGGTTCATAGCCAGCCAGATCCAACGGGTGTTTGTCTGCCGTGTCACAAAAGTGCATAACTCGTCACACTCCAGCACCAGTGGGGCTGGTGCTGGAGTGTTCACGCTTTTTTTACGACAGGTGATTCGAGCTCGATGGTGTGTGGCACGGTCTTGATCAGAGATTGGAGGTGGCGACGGAACCAACTTCGGCTGACCCCGACGACGCGGCAAATGCCTCGGTGAGAGAGGCGTTCGGAGAGCAACCGGTCAACCAAGGTCACGGTTTCGGGCGAAACCGGCGTTCGGGTGTGATTCAGGGTGAATTGGTGGCGACAGACCCGGCACAGATAGCGCTGTTTGCCGGTGTGGGCGTGACCGTTTTTGACGATGTAGACGCCCTCGCACGCTGGACACGTCAGACCGTTCATGCTGTATTAAACTGCAATCATTCCTGAGAAGCCACGACCTTTCAATGCATACCCTAGACATGGGCTGCATACCGCGCTATACTGAAGAAATCAAAGGCGACCCCCACGGATCGCCTTTCTTCATTAGGACATGTTGGGTGTTCAATTAGGGCAACGTACTTTAGTTGCAGCGAAAAGCCCGACCTCACCCATAGGCTGGACTCCATTCCAAAGCCTCCCCGACTGACTGCCTAATTAACCCTTATAAGAGGGCGGTGCAATTGGGGGGGTCACGGTATCGTGCCCCATGCCTGACCCTGCCCCGCCTGCCGGACGCGAGTCACTCAGCGAGCGGCTGCAAAGCGTGACGGAATCACTCGCGGCAGCCACCAGTCCCGCCGCAGTGTTTCAGATTGTGTTAGAGCCTGCCCTGCAAGCCCTCGGCGCGATTGCTGGGGCGGTGCTGTTGGTCAAGGAGAATGAACAGGGGTTGCAGGTGGCCGCCACGCAGGGGTACGCCGAAGGTGAACAGACACTCTGGCAAGACGGCACGCTGGACGCGTTCTCCCCAGTTCAAGATTGCCTCCAGCAGCGGACGGCCCTCTATTTCGAGCATCAAGACGCGTTCTTGACTGCTTACCCCCAGCTCACGGCACCGCCGCTTGGGGTCACGGTGGTCGCCAACGCGGTGGTGCCGGTGCTGCTGATCGACCGGCCCCTCGGGGTCATCGTTTTGGTCTTCGGTGAACCCCATCACTTCAGGGCTGAAGAGCGCCGCTTTCTGCGTATTCTCGCGGCCCAATCCGCCCTGGCGCTTGACCGCCTCACCCTGAGCACGCGGCTGCACCAACAAGCTGAAGCTTTGAACGCGTTCGCAGCTTTTACGGAAGCCGTGGGTCTCGATACCGACCTCGAAACCCTGACCCGGCGGGCCAGAGAGGTGCTGCAGGCCAGCTGCCCCGACCTGCTCCTGTCCTACTACGTGCTGGAGGGCGGGTTGTGGCGAACCGCCTGGTTGGATGATGTCCCCGACGACCTCGAACGCCTGCTGGTCGCCGGGCTGCCGCTGGACACACCCGCCTATCTCCAAGCCGTCCAGACGGGGGCACCCGTTTTCATCGAACACTGGGACGGGGAGGTGCAGCGGATTCCGCATACGGAATCCTTCCGTGCGGGCGCGTTTGCGCCCTACTTCCACCAAGGGCAACCAGCGGGAATGTTGGTGGCAGGCTCGCAACACCAGCCCCTGTGGACGCCGCAGCACCGGGCCGTGTTCACCGCGCTGTGGCGCAGCTTGGGCGGCGCGCTCGACCGGGCGGAGCAGGCGCGGCAACTCGAGGGCCGGGCTGCTCTGGACGCCTTCGTGGCCCTGACCGAGGCCATCGGGGTGGAAACGGATCTGAGTGTTCTTGCCCTCCGGGCCATCGGGGTGATGCAGGCGGCCCAACCCGAGATGGGCGTGATCTATTACGAGTTGGCAG of the Deinococcus sp. QL22 genome contains:
- a CDS encoding ATP-binding protein, whose product is MPDPAPPAGRESLSERLQSVTESLAAATSPAAVFQIVLEPALQALGAIAGAVLLVKENEQGLQVAATQGYAEGEQTLWQDGTLDAFSPVQDCLQQRTALYFEHQDAFLTAYPQLTAPPLGVTVVANAVVPVLLIDRPLGVIVLVFGEPHHFRAEERRFLRILAAQSALALDRLTLSTRLHQQAEALNAFAAFTEAVGLDTDLETLTRRAREVLQASCPDLLLSYYVLEGGLWRTAWLDDVPDDLERLLVAGLPLDTPAYLQAVQTGAPVFIEHWDGEVQRIPHTESFRAGAFAPYFHQGQPAGMLVAGSQHQPLWTPQHRAVFTALWRSLGGALDRAEQARQLEGRAALDAFVALTEAIGVETDLSVLALRAIGVMQAAQPEMGVIYYELAGALWKPRVMSEEIPPEVAAVLRAGLPLETPSLLAAIQTRGPTFMEGWDAETEGVAQTESYGAGAFYPYFSQGQPISLFCIGTQQSRTWTTRDRALFTAVGRSLGLALERAEGVAQLAAHAQELERSNAKLEAANEELEAFAYSVSHDLRTPVRHIKSFNDLLRKKLDPHAQSDAQITRYLSIVDTAATQMNTLIDAMLDLSRTSRQPLLIQLVDLENLVMAARSELEPETPEQRVVWTVQPLPLVEADHITLRQVMVNLLSNALKYSRTRPEAQIEIWAEERPQEWAVFVRDNGVGFDPRYVDKVFGVFQRLHRQEEFEGTGIGLANVRRIITRHGGTVFAQGSLGEGATFGFTLPRSP
- a CDS encoding IS1 family transposase, which codes for MNGLTCPACEGVYIVKNGHAHTGKQRYLCRVCRHQFTLNHTRTPVSPETVTLVDRLLSERLSHRGICRVVGVSRSWFRRHLQSLIKTVPHTIELESPVVKKA
- a CDS encoding HD domain-containing phosphohydrolase translates to MPGSAPSIPQQVLEDFSEAIYGLNRQLQVTFANAAALRFLRREARDVLGMSLFDLLSAPQLDEFLPPLRLAMATTAPTELEASAHQNKLWIRLCFYPHPEGVLIRVQQHDRLLPSRANQQDALTGALLRSPFLEALAHLSRPAAVAVVDLNHLKAINELHGHVGGDRHLRAFVQALRAHLPPGSLLCRWGGDEFVLVTPGETTDPLALGLAQLKQDLQPVMLQMLNNSEMAAFEFGLARLETRQTPFEQAFAVADEQLHTAKHRQRNPRQDAQVALEIGEFSRYLETLGPPTDVLEGSLHRLMNLLDFDLASYIPLHDGEVVGLTVMSKPGMDLSSLRSVAPVTGTLPQGGLSDAIAQQRQTVFATDYPTTVNPIPELVQAGIKSVVLTPVWHQGQMVGILNLVTLHRWRAITPQVQQLLELAALRLGHALELQRVVTQLRATLEAGMLALGTALEARDLETHGHTQRVATWATRLGQATGLSEEDLHHLRQGSYLHDLGKLMIPDAILLKPGHLTPKERQVMETHVVKGTELAARLPGLPLAVLELIASHHERWDGTGYPTGLVGEQIPLLGRLFAVCDVFDALVSERPYKAAWSREAALAEIEAQRGRQFCPETVDTFLALMR
- a CDS encoding IS1 family transposase yields the protein MSQKKCDERCTFVAQQTKNIWIWLAMNRTTRQIVGCFIGNRDAAGAFGLWQSLPAPYLDAVCHTDGLSAYKGVVFGALHVIGGTQHIERFNATLRLRIAHLVRKSLSLSRTQEHLELLIWMFIHRDNASLR
- a CDS encoding IS1 family transposase, with translation MNTPAPAPLVLECDELCTFVTRQTNTRWIWLAMNRASRQIVGCFIGNRDAAGAFGLWQSLPTPYLDAVCHTDGLSAYKGVVFGALHVIGGTQHIERFNATLRLRGAHLVRKSLSFSRKPEHLELLIWMFIHRYNASLR
- a CDS encoding transposase, translating into MTPSATVNIGGLSEFVQPYHTLFQDRRLFRAFQAALSGILASGTTRLAQMARVAPGTGACPQAERRLRRLVHHEHRRSDLSADTLLDHIQAQGRARVAGSDEVIVILDGSDLRKPHSQTLEYLDTVRDLNGQPVAGYRTLNAIGLTCDGRQTLLYHTLYSALAPGFTSENTVVLQALAQITRALRAAGVLRIIFVLDRGFDSLRILRRLRRLHVDFVIRARHLDRQTRLRPTGEGEPLHGALHRAPVRHVFELARPVKQGRRLIWRPTRTELRAQQVWLDEGRLPVQAVHLSFPTRPKGDEEGWVLLTSLPVSPGVDAGQVVRLYLRRWSIEDVFAWTKTSLGWEDVRIHDVQALRTLVAMSWVVASDVFTLGETLDAPELRLLAHLGGDVLIRTAHLARKPSSSACSGWRLHTSPPRPPGKGDRKSLETMCWIAF